A single window of Lytechinus variegatus isolate NC3 chromosome 8, Lvar_3.0, whole genome shotgun sequence DNA harbors:
- the LOC121419520 gene encoding centrosomal AT-AC splicing factor-like gives MAKSKPVHVHVIGAVLGYSTELACSVKAAEALIGCPEVIEGSYEKGSTYWCIFCSCDVPRHAQDGLVTLKLAMFIEHLCSASHKQASIKYYRTHNGDSEKMKQRLVFSDEDYSTFKTNLTQALDQFENKAHADLQESAAKIRRLQKEHLQHALDTPPQPDLSQSKSPQGHSTDGSSDMQARASDQQRQQSLRGVQVLGRVRTIGVISSGGLTSIATNTKQASIEGNIHTGAPPPWLTADSDETGTSSVIGPVEDDFIKHLAREKKKKLNPNRVGAKFDHVTPTNEEWLPSFGRVWNSGRRWQSRHQYRKEKKEDGRQKRKAPHTESKPP, from the exons ATGGCCAAGTCAAAGCCCGTTCATGTGCATGTCATAGGCGCTGTATTGGGTTACTCAACTGAGTTGGCTTGCTCA GTGAAGGCAGCTGAAGCTCTGATTGGTTGTCCAGAGGTCATTGAAGGGTCTTACGAGAAGGGCTCCACCTATTGGTGTATCTTCTGTTCCTGTGACGTTCCCCGGCATGCCCAGGATGGACTTGTTAcactcaaattggcaatgtttatTGAACACTTGTGCAG TGCCTCCCACAAACAAGCCTCCATCAAGTACTACCGCACACACAATGGTGATTCTGAGAAGATGAAACAGCGCCTGGTCTTCTCCGACGAGGACTACAGCACATTCAAGACCAACCTAACTCAAGCCCTGGACCAGTTTGAAAACAAGGCTCATGCAGATCTACAAGAG AGTGCAGCCAAGATCCGAAGACTACAGAAAGAACATTTACAGCATGCCCTAGACACACCACCACAGCCTGATCTTTCCCAGTCAAAGTCACCACAGGGTCATTCAACAGATGGGAGTTCAGATATGCAAGCAAG agCTTCTGATCAGCAGCGGCAGCAGAGCCTCAGAGGGGTGCAGGTCTTAGGGAGAGTTCGAACCATAGGAGTCATATCATCTGGCGGACTCACATCCATTGCTACAAAT ACTAAGCAGGCTTCCATTGAAGGCAACATTCACACCGGTGCCCCACCCCCATGGCTAACAGCAGACTCTGATGAAACAGGGACATCAAGTGTGATTGGACCGGTAGAAGATGACTTCATCAAACATT TGGcgagagagaagaagaaaaagctGAATCCAAACAGAGTCGGAGCCAAGTTTGATCATGTGACTCCGACCAACGAAGAATGGCTGCCTTCATTCGGCAGGGTGTGGAACTCGGGAAGGAGGTGGCAGTCAAG ACACCAGTAcaggaaagagaagaaagaggacGGAAGACAGAAGAGGAAAGCACCTCATACGGAAAGCAAGCCACCTTGA
- the LOC121420076 gene encoding dentin sialophosphoprotein-like, whose translation MERVVNARVFEETLTKEQLDDMIKKNIRPDHWEDGIASYFRIQKIIDLLEDERLPLDPHLDTAISVLSDGKAKIRNQSHKKFCRDIRAKVDDLENQSDEDLSQPVECLVPGCFPIGPECESLGIYGDVLCDEEKQFPKPISPSRVTNRLMFELSEYVTRIKETYQNVAGWIKKIMGWGDECALPATLVEEWCNTLTRETMRKKNRSLLVAQKYLLEKFEFPGLVVPSKNKSSEDVDMPTAGLFNGGEMDGKSDTRNTADIENGSSGDHAENDNEDHVNKEIGSEENMDISEDLQEGTEVKKTPSKKLLVTSSSSGNGDSEKAESPTDNGGVDEDTEDGGDKQNDEDNGSTKENGSNEEESDETSPPPRQTSSRSAAKAAIGKIVKPEPKRPSRQATQAAVAASSQKPKRQSAPSRNTRSRAPIKKTPPKVQRSSGSRSRKRKLESSDDASNPDEDDDDDEDENDDDYEDEEEDDDEEDNDESSIEEGEVKILRSRSTRTKAQRSESAKTIMIKKDIAEASKLFTSISKVVHTIKKELKIALDYLESETDKINKNLQKAEKVLDKVIKSVKYENLKDDIEDDDENEDDEEEDNSGEEESEEEMPVRKTRSSPKTKKITVQVKQGVKDKLKKSHVKVERLNSKRVPPSNAVRNTSRKESTPIPKVSRPKRGSTSPRPVLSKDSPKKSSGEIKDFDKEKLFSSRLSVSLTKISQVLVKRALESDRCYEESEIEISPPRQSHSSENSDEDKDADDELDDDHDDEQEVKDVKISKVTRTKSGRFISTKTVPQRSADLRSGKNQPSKKATSESPKDSGNLDGDDSVASKTSRRSPRGRRDDIVKEINNTEEVLSDGEKKRTTRSTRSGKTKEDLPKRVEGSYRSLRERRESPTTDEEVNKPSTMDSPYSGSEDDDDSIPKKSQHTAFATLAAGMTSFGDLRKTTPKEKVKKRSLNDFVKKLNSPKRRKTDSESESSARSKGVKQQPDDSEEDGTEVNEEDDDFLEKRAEKEIEKPNSNGSAELAEESADEQQTVDEKMDETTEEQPEDVDPQTIEAAEHTENPKEVNAEAAQMEKEVDKDDDFPGDAIIGRRIRHRCSLGKHGLYKWYEGKVVHKSTASELLKLDEEQFGHLNNLYTFYTVKYNDNDELQAKALEYDWDRENLKIML comes from the exons ATGGAGCGAGTAGTGAATGCAAGGGTCTTTGAGGAGACGTTGACCAAGGAACAACTGGATGACATGATCAAGAAGAATATCCGACCAG ACCACTGGGAAGATGGCATTGCCTCCTACTTCAGGATACAGAAGATCATCGATCTCCTGGAGGATGAACGCCTTCCTTTGGATCCCCATCTGGACACTGCCATCTCTGTCCTGTCCGATGGCAAAGCTAAGATCCGCAACCAGTCGCACAAAAAATTCTGCCGGGATATCAGAGCTAAGGTGGATGATCTTGAGAATCAGTCGGACGAGGATCTCTCCCAGCCTGTAGAGTGCCTTGTACCAGGTTGCTTCCCAATAGGACCAGAGTGTGAGTCGCTTGGAATCTACGGTGATGTTCTTTGTGACGAGGAGAAGCAGTTTCCCAAGCCGATAAGTCCTAGCAGGGTTACGAACAGATTGATGTTTGAGCTAAGTGAATATGTGACTCGTATCAAGGAAACGTACCAGAACGTGGCTGGATGGATCAAGAAAATAATGGGGTGGGGCGATGAATGTGCCCTTCCAGCAACGCTGGTTGAGGAATGGTGCAACACATTGACGAGAGAGACCATGAGGAAGAAAAATAGGAGCTTACTCGTAGCTCAGAAATACCTCCTCGAAAAATTTGAATTCCCTGGGTTAGTGGTTCCTTCGAAGAACAAAAGCAGTGAGGATGTGGATATGCCAACTGCAGGACTATTCAATGGCGGTGAAATGGATGGGAAATCAGACACGAGAAACACAGCTGATATTGAAAATGGCTCTTCAGGGGATCATGCTGAGAATGACAATGAAGATCATGTCAACAAAGAGATTGGCAGTGAGGAAAATATGGATATCTCGGAAGATCTCCAAGAAGGCACAGAAGTAAAGAAGACACCAAGTAAAAAGTTGTTGGTAACGTCATCTTCATCTGGTAATGGTGATAGTGAGAAAGCGGAAAGTCCTACTGATAATGGGGGTGTTGATGAGGATACGGAGGATGGAGGGGACAAACAGAATGATGAGGATAATGGAAGTACAAAGGAGAATGGGAGCAATGAGGAGGAATCCGATGAAACGTCACCACCTCCAAGGCAGACTTCATCTAGAAGTGCAGCCAAAGCTGCTATTGGCAAAATTGTTAAACCAGAACCTAAGAGACCTTCTAGGCAAGCTACCCAGGCAGCAGTAGCAGCCTCGAGCCAGAAGCCCAAAAGGCAATCTGCTCCCTCCAGGAATACAAGAAGCAGAGCCCCCATCAAGAAAACTCCTCCAAAAGTCCAAAGATCTTCTGGAAGCAGGTCTCGTAAAAGGAAACTTGAGTCATCTGATGACGCTAGCAATCCAGAtgaggatgacgatgatgatgaagatgagaatGACGACGATTATGAGGATgaagaggaggatgatgatgaggaggataatGACGAGAGTAGCATTGAGGAAGGTGAAGTAAAGATTCTGAGAAGTAGGTCTACAAGAACTAAGGCTCAGAGAAGTGAGTCTGCAAAGACCATTATGATCAAGAAGGATATCGCTGAGGCTTCTAAACTTTTCACCTCCATCAGCAAAGTGGTACATACcataaagaaagaattaaaaattgCCTTGGACTATCTCGAAAGCGAGACCGATAAGATAAATAAGAATCTTCAAAAGGCTGAGAAAGTGCTTGATAAAGTCATAAAATCTGTGAAATATGAAAACCTCAAAGACGATatcgaagatgatgatgaaaatgaagatgatgaagaggaggacAATAGTGGTGAAGAAGAAAGTGAGGAGGAAATGCCAGTGAGAAAAACCAGGAGTTCACCCAAAACCAAGAAAATAACTGTCCAAGTTAAGCAAGGCGTGAAAGACAAATTAAAGAAATCACATGTCAAAGTGGAACGACTAAATTCCAAAAGGGTCCCGCCAAGCAATGCTGTCCGTAATACATCTCGAAAGGAATCTACCCCTATCCCAAAGGTTTCGCGGCCAAAAAGGGGGAGTACATCTCCACGGCCAGTACTATCAAAAGATTCCCCAAAgaaatcgtcaggagaaatcaaagattttgacaaaGAAAAACTTTTTTCCAGTAGATTATCAGTGTCCCTGACAAAAATAAGTCAAGTTCTTGTCAAGAGAGCTCTAGAGAGTGACCGCTGTTATGAAGAAAGCGAGATAGAGATTTCACCTCCAAGACAAAGCCATTCTTCAGAAAATTCTGACGAGGATAAGGATGCTGATGATGAGCTggatgatgaccatgatgacgaaCAAGAGGTCAAAGATGTCAAGATTTCAAAGGTCACAAGGACAAAATCAGGCAGATTCATCTCCACAAAAACTGTTCCACAGAGATCTGCTGACCTGCGCTCTGGGAAGAATCAACCTTCAAAAAAAGCCACTTCAGAATCCCCAAAGGATTCTGGTAACCTCGATGGAGATGATTCTGTAGCCTCAAAGACCTCTAGGAGAAGTCCCAGGGGTAGAAGAGATGATATTGTGAAGGAGATCAACAATACTGAAGAAGTCTTGAGTGATGGAGAAAAGAAACGAACCACAAGGTCTACAAGGAGTGGAAAAACTAAAGAGGATTTACCCAAGAGGGTGGAAGGCTCATATAGGTCTTTGAGGGAAAGGAGGGAATCCCCAACTACTGATGAAGAGGTTAATAAACCATCAACAATGGACTCACCATACAGTGGcagtgaggatgatgatgacagcATTCCCAAGAAATCACAGCATACAGCTTTTGCTACTCTTGCTGCTGGGATGACGTCTTTTGGGGATCTGCGGAAAACAACCCCAAAGGAAAAGGTAAAGAAACGATCACTAAATGACTTTGTCAAAAAGCTCAACAGTCCAAAGCGGAGAAAGACAGACTCTGAATCGGAATCCTCTGCAAGAAGTAAAGGTGTCAAACAGCAGCCAGATGACAGTGAAGAAGATGGCACCGAAGTGAACGAAGAAGATGACGACTTCCTCGAAAAACGGGCCGAAAAGGAAATCGAAAAGCCAAACTCGAATGGATCTGCTGAACTGGCGGAGGAAAGTGCCGATGAGCAACAAACTGTTGATGAGAAAATGGATGAAACAACCGAAGAACAACCCGAAGATGTGGATCCCCAAACGATAGAAGCTGCAGAACATACTGAGAATCCAAAAGAAGTCAACGCCGAAGCGGCACAGATGGAAAAGGAGGTTGACAAGGATGACGATTTCCCTGGAGACGCGATCATTGGACGGCGCATTCGCCATCGCTGTAGCCTTGGAAAGCATGGTTTGTATAAGTGGTATGAGGGAAAGGTTGTCCATAAGAGTACAGCAAGTGAGCTGTTGAAACTGGACGAAGAACAGTTCGGTCATCTGAACAATCTGTACACCTTTTATACCGTCAAGTACAACGATAATGACGAGCTCCAGGCCAAGGCGTTGGAGTATGACTGGGACAGAGAAAATTTGAAGATCATGTTATGA